TTTCtcattctcaaaactcaaaaatttgatatatgaGAACTGGAAACAAATACTGGAAACTAAACCAAACAATATTTCAACTGGTGGGTCTCAcagattttgagttttgagttatatAACTCAAAACAGGCCAATCCAAACACCTTCTAATTTATTGATTAttaaagaataacaaaaaaaagtattcccaaaaaaaaaaaaaaaattaacagagAAAATACGAACTGGcccaaataattaaatttcattACAGCCCAAGTCCATAACTTGCTCAAGTAGTCGAAGTGAAGCGTTTCGCTCTTTTCCCTTTTCCCAAGCAAAAAGCATTGAATACATAAACCCAACCTCCAAAACCCCACCCATTTCCTAAACCCTTCTTCACCTTCAGCCGCTCAAAAAGTCTCACTGTCCCATTACCAAAAACCCTAACAAACCCACACTCACTCACTCAACCATGGGTAGTAACCAAGCCGTTTCTTTCCTGACCAACATCGCACGCGCCGCTTTGGGACTCGGCGCCGGCGCCACCGCTCTCAGCTCATCTCTCTACACCGTCGACGGTGGCCAGCGCGCCGTCATCTTCGACCGTGTCCGTGGAATTCTCAACGAGACCGTCGGTGAAGGTACTCACTTCCTCGTCCCATGGCTCCAGAAGCCTTTCATTTTCGACATTCGCACAAAGCCACACACTTTCTCTTCGGTCTCCGGTACTAAGGATCTCCAGATGGTCAACTTAACCCTACGCGTTCTCTCGCGTCCTGAGGTCACGCGCCTCCCTGAGATCGTCCAAACCCTAGGTCTCGAGTACGACGAGAAGGTCCTCCCTTCGATCGGAAACGAGGTGTTGAAGGCCGTGGTGGCTCAGTTCAACGCCGATCAGCTACTCACCGAGCGTCCGCAGGTCTCGGCGCTTGTACGGAACGGACTCACCGAGCGCGCCAAGAACTTCAACATCGTGCTCGATGACGTGGCGATCACGCACTTGTCTTACGGCGCTGAGTTCTCTCGCGCCGTTGAGCAGAAGCAGGTGGCGCAGCAGGAGGCGGAGAGGTCGAAGTTTGTGGT
This DNA window, taken from Quercus robur chromosome 2, dhQueRobu3.1, whole genome shotgun sequence, encodes the following:
- the LOC126714691 gene encoding prohibitin-3, mitochondrial translates to MGSNQAVSFLTNIARAALGLGAGATALSSSLYTVDGGQRAVIFDRVRGILNETVGEGTHFLVPWLQKPFIFDIRTKPHTFSSVSGTKDLQMVNLTLRVLSRPEVTRLPEIVQTLGLEYDEKVLPSIGNEVLKAVVAQFNADQLLTERPQVSALVRNGLTERAKNFNIVLDDVAITHLSYGAEFSRAVEQKQVAQQEAERSKFVVAKAEQERRAAIIRAEGESESAKMISEATEKAGTGLIELRKIEAMRENAATLAKSPNVAYLPGGQQILMALNANR